A stretch of DNA from Danio rerio strain Tuebingen ecotype United States chromosome 10, GRCz12tu, whole genome shotgun sequence:
agattgatgcagacattgacttgtaccgtgaagagacctctatctcactcatagcttgtcctctcaagtggtggaaagacaatgcacagcgttacccactgctgtcaaccttggctaaatcatatctctctgtcccagaaacctcagttcCAAATaagaggggtttttttctgttgcaggggacattgtaaatggcCAGAGATCCCaacttttaccagattatatttatgtgataatttttcttaaaaaaaaaacaaaacccgTCTCTAtccaagtgagtgagtgattaaatgttgaatgtgatgagttttcaacaatactaaatttaaactttattttttcttcatggttttatagttttttgttattaaaattgaaaaattgaagttcctgtttcaatatatagttttattcattataaatagatgtttattttacaacagctgttagacatttacATGCAGCAAATTctcttaattttattaaaacaattacacaattcctcataataataacagcaatatatCCATTTACATAATCTTCCATTTACACAACAATTGTTTACAGAAGTAAGTGTGAGTGTACATAATATTTCTAAAAGGCACAACTTTTTTTATATAAGGTTTTAGAACAGAAATGTATTCGGTTAAATAGGATGTTGAATATTAGGTTGAATATACTCAATTCATTTggaccaaaataaaactaatatatattttttattattcatgtaGTTTTcatcataataattatatttttaacaatgttaaacttttcagttaaaaaaagaaataaaaataagaaacattgttgacaaaaaaaagtgtatacaacTTGAGTCTTGTGTTGacattaaaatatgtggttaaGCAATAACTACaagtttttcccccaatttctttggttcagtgtttagccctgtactgtataagtctaaatttttattcataatttaattaaagtcttaaatttgacttgatgaaacctgcagaaaccctgtttttcTCTGAGCAAAAATTACTCTTGTACATTACAGTGATTTACAAACTATAGGCATGCACAACATTTGTCATTCAGTGTAGCAATAGTTTATATTGAAGAATCttttcatagtgtatttaaaagaTTAAGAATCATCCaaaataatccaaaaaaaaaaacattcctcaaaaatattacaaattgtcaatttacatttttataccaCTCTGCTTCAAACCAAACTATTTGTCGCCAACATGTTTTAATCCTTTAAAATAGTATAACATTTAGTATAACTACTTAATCTGTTATATGTTGTAATAAGAACAGCTCAGAATgagtttacagatttttttttacataattacgttacttttacattattatattcatattttgacatttttattcgaATTACAAAAGCTATTAGAAACAAAGTAGACACTTcacttgcatttaatatgctttcagtgtacataatatacattttgtaaatttaatttcatGCAGGTGCCAAAATTGGGCTTTTCATACTTGATCTTTCATGGTTTTTCATATAAACTAATTTCCATTGTGAGTCAAGGACTAATATTACAAAGCATCAGGTTGTAACTACTAAAAATAGAGGccaaaaatatcatttaattagAAACAGTTGAATAAAAGCACAGTATTATAAACACACAATTTCTATATTAAGTAACATTACATCTTATTTGTTCATTCAAGTCATGTAAAGTTAAGTTTTGCATGTCTTAAGACCTGCAGGTGTTTTCTCAAAGTTTGACTCACTGAGGAGTCTGGCGAATTTGTTAATTCAGAATTTGTTTAGTTAAAAAAGCCGTCACGTATAAGAGAGTGGCCTTGCATGATGTTCACTAAAATCCTCATCTGCATGTTCTGACTGCAGGGCGACGCTCTCAGGAACTATTTCACTACTTTCCGGCCTTTTCTTTTGGGTTTTCACTCTCTTCATCTCTATTGCAGTCTGTGGACTGCTGGTTTGCAGCAAAGAGTGATATGTTCCCTCCAAAAAACGGGGATCGGCCACCCACATGTTGTTCATCCAGTGCCGGATCTTCCATCTTCTCCATGCTACAAGAATCAATAGTGCTGTTATCAGCAAAACAAGGCATCCCAGTGTGAAAAGCAATACAAAAAACCCTCTGCTGGTTTCCGTGTTATCTGCAGAAACAACTGACTTGCGTAAAGGAGTTTGTGTTTTTAGTTTAGCTGTAGATATACGAGTTGTGCGGCTAGTCGTGCTTTGTGTCTTTTTGTCCATTAGATTGTTGTTGGTGTAACTTTCCTTTGGAGCTGCATCTGCTGTAGGCTTTTCATTTGAGTCTGGTTGAAGCTGTACTGTTTCAGGGGGGTGTAAATGGGGTGGTTTTATTGAGGAAGATTCCTGTGAAACTAATGTACTGATATGTTGTTTTGAAGATTTTGGATTCGGATGTATTGTTGATGTGAGCTTTTCTATGGAGGAAGGTTGGGTTAATGCGTCCACTGGTTCATATTTGTCCCATTTAGAGTTTGTTGATTGTTCATATTGTTGAGTATCTCCTAAATCAGTCATGTTTTGCACTACTGGTGATGATGAAATAGTGGCGATATACCCCATGACTGTATTGGTGTCATTTGTAGCAGCAATATCATCCAAATTGTTGATTTGTTCTTGATTTTTAGTTAAAGGTTCCTCTGCTGTTTTGGTTGGACTTTTCATTTCAGTGGTTGTGGTATCAAAGATAAATCGCTCTGTAACTTGAGAGATATATTGCTCTTGACTGGGTTTTGGAGTTTTCGGTTCAGAGATGGTTGATTCTTCAGCTGGTAGAGTATTCCATAATTCAGTTGGGTTTTGTGGTGTTAAGGAATTATCTGGAATTATCTCCACACCTGTAGAGTCAATTGTATCAGCAAACTTATCAAAAGAGTTGATTTGTTCATGAAAGGTGGTTGAAGGTGTTTTTTCTGTTTCATATTTTTCACGTTTAGAGTTTGTTGATTGTTCATCTAGTTGAGTATCTGCCAATGCAGTCATGTTCTGCATTTCTGTTGATGATGATTTAGTGAATATAAACTCAACAGCTGTACTAGAGTTATTTGTATCAGTGATATTATCAAAATGGTTGATTTTTTCATGATTAGTAGTAAAAGGTTCCTCTGCGGTTTTGGCTGGACCTTTCGTTTCAGATATTGTGGAATTACGGACATGTTGCTCTGTAACTTGACTGGGTTCTGGAGTTTTCTGTTCAGGGATTGTTGATTCTTCAGCTGGTAGAGTATTCCATAATCCAGTGGTGTTTTGTGTGTCTGGTGTTGAGGAATTAAATGAGAAAAACTCCACATCTGTAGTGTCATTTGTACCAGTAAAATTATCAAAAAAGTCCATTTGTTCATTAATGGTGAATGAAGATGGATCTTCTGATTCATATTTTATACGTTCAGGGCTTGTTGATTGTTCATCTAGTTGAGTATCTGCCAATTCAGTCATGTTCTGCAATTCAGGTGATGATGAAATAGTGGCAAAAACCCCCACGACTGTGTTGGTGTAATTTGTAACAGCAAAATCATCCAAATGGTTGGTGTGTTCATGATTATTAGTTAAAGGTTCCTTTGCTGTTTTGGTTGGACTTTTCGTTTCAAATGTTATATAATCAAGGACATGTGGCTCTGTAACTTGAGGGATATATGGCTCTATATCTTGACTGGGTTTTGGAGTTTTCTGTTCAGGGATCCATGATCCTTCAGCTGGTAGAGTATTCCATAATTCAGTGGTGTTTTGTGTGGCTGGTGTTGAGGAATTTTCTGAGAACCACTCCACACCTGTAGAGTCATTTGTGTCAGTAAAATTATCAGAAGAGTCTAATTGGTTATAAACAGTGGTTGAAGGTGGTCTTTCTGGTTTATATTTTTCATGTTCAGGGTTTGTTGGTTGTTCATCTAGTTGAGTATCTCTTAATTCAGTCATGTTCTGTGATTCTGGTGATGATGAAATAGTGGTGAAAACCCCCACGACTGTACTAGAGTCATTTGTATCAGCAGTATTATCAAAATGGTTGATTTGTTCATGATTGTTAGATAAAGGTTTCTGTGCTGTTTTGGTGGTAATTTTTATTTCAGATGTTGTGGAATCAAGGacattttgctctggaatttgaTGGATAAGTTGCTCTATATCTTGACTGGGTTCTGGAGTTTTCCATTCAGGAATTGTTGATTCTTCAGCTTGTAGAGTATTCCATAATTCAGTTGAGTTTTGTGTGTCTGGTGTTGAGGAATTAGCTGAGAAGAACTCCACAGCTGTACTAGAGTCTTTTGTAACATTGAACTTTGCAAAAGAGTCCCGTTGTTCATTAAAGTTGGTGGAAGTTTGTTCTTCTGGttcatttttttcccatttaGGATTTGTCGTTTGTTCATCTGGTTGAGTATCTCCTAATTCAGTCATGTTTTGCGAATCTGGTGTTGATGAATTAGTGAATACAAACTCAACAGCTGTAGAGTCATTTGTACCAGCAATATTATCAAAAGGTTTGATTTGTTCATGATTAGTAACTAAAGGTTCATCTGTGGTTTTGGTTGGACTTTCCATTTCAGATGTTATGGAATCAAGGACATGTGGCTCTGTAACTTGAGGGATATATGGCTCTATAGCTTGACTGGGTTCTGCAGTTTTCCATTTAGGGATGGTTGATTCTTTAGCTGGTAGAGTATTCCATAATTCAGTGGTGTTTTGTGTGTCTGGTGTTGAAGAGTTATCTGAGAACCACTCCACACCTGTAGAGTCATTTGTATCAGTAAAATTATCAGAAGAGTCCATTTGTTTATAAACAGTGGTTGAAGGTGGTCTTTGTGGTTTATATTTTTCACGTTTAGGGTTTGTTGGTTGTTCATTTAGTTGAGTATCTAGTAATTCAGTCATGTTCTGAAATTCTGGTGATGATGAATTAGTGGCGAAAAACCCCACAAATGTACTAGAGTCATTTGTATCAGCAATACCATCCAAATAGTTGATTTGTTCACGATTGTTAGTTAAAGGTTTCTGTGCTGTTTTGGTTGTAATTTTTATTTCAGAAGATGTGGAATCAAGGACATGTGGCTCTGTAACTTGAGGGATATATGACTCTATATCTTGACTGGGTTTTGGAGTTTTCTGTTCAGGGATCCATGATCCTTCAGCTGGTAGAGTATTCCATAATTCAGTGGTGTTTTGTGTGTCTGGTGTTGAGGAATTATCTGAGAACCACTCCACACCTGTAGAGTCATTTGTACCAGTAAAATTATCAGAAGAGTCTAATTGTTTATTAACAGTGGTTGAAGGTGGTCTTTGTGGTTCATATTTTTCACGTTCAGGGTTTGTCGATTGTTCATCTAGTTGAGTATCTCTTAATTCAGTCATGTTTTGTGATTCTGGTGATGATGAATTAGTGAATAGGAACTCAACAGCTGTACTAGAGTCATTTGTATCTGTAAAATCATTAAAATGGTTGATTTGTTCATAATTATTTGTTAAAGGTTCCTCTGCTGTTTTGGTTGTAATTTTTATGTCAGGTGTTATGGAAGTATGGACATGTTGCTCTGGATCTTGAGGGATATATGGCTCTGTAACTTGACTGGGTTCTGGAGTTTTCCATTCAGGCATGGTTGATTCTTCAGCTGGTAGAGTATTCCATAATCCAGTTGAGTTTTGTGAGTCTGGAGTTGATGAATTACCTAAGATAAACTCCACAGCTATACTAGAGTCATTTTTAACATTGACATTCTCAAAAGAGTCCATTTGGTTATTAAAGGTGGTTGAAGGGGGTTCTTCTGGTTCATATTTGTCCCATTTAAGGTTTGTCGATTGTTCATCTAGTTGAGTATCTCCTAAATCAGTCATGTTTTGTGATTCTGGTGATGATGAAATAGTGGTGAAAAACCCCACGACTGTATTGGTGTCATTTCTATCAGCAGTATCATTAAAATGGTTGATTTGTTCTTGATTATTAGTTAAAGGTTCCTCTGCTGTTTTAGTTGGGATTTTTATCTTAAATGCTGTGTAATCCAGTACATTTTGCTCTGTAACTTTACCGGTTTCTAGAGTTGTCTGGTTCTCGGATTGTTGGACTAGTTTTGACTCTTCAGATTGAGCAGTTTTTGGCGAGTGTGGTGGTAATGTGACGGTGTGGAAATATTTCAGAGCAGTGGTCTCATTTGTTGCAGGCATTGCTGATGTTCTGTTTGTAGCATCATACGCTTCACTTAGAAGCCTCCACAAAAAATAGAAAGCATAGGTCTTTTCTGGTAAACCTAATGTGTCTGGTAAGTTCTGCCTTCTCACTCGTGACCTTTTCACACCTTCTCCACCCTTCCAGTCTCGTGTTTCTGTGCTGGTGGGGTCAGAGTTTGTGGTTGAAGAGATGCTCAGTGACAGCATTATGGCTAAGAGTAAAATGCAAAAATGAGGTCTGAGAAGCTCCATGCTTTAGTTTTTGATGTTTTAACACTGTAAAGAGAGAAGAAAAAGCGTATAAAGTATACTTTTAGTAATCAGTtgtgtttttaatgcattaaatattgtcaCTGAAAGAAATACAGTTGAAATATTagaacttttttaatttaaatggctATTTATACTACTATTATACAGTTTATTGAATCAACAATATATTATTATGGATaattatacagtattttattatgctgtattatacagtattatattgtcCCTGAATAAATACAGGGTTAAATACTTTAACTTTGTTCGTTCAAACCACCATTTATACTACTATTAAACACTTTATAAATTGGCAATAAACTATTATGGATAATTATACAGTGtaatattatacagtattatattgaGCTTGAATAAATACAGTTGATAtactataactttatttattcaaatgaCCCCATACTAAAATTATACAGTTTATGAATCAACAATATATTATTATGGAGAATTATACAGTATTCAACATATAAATAGGATTAAAACCTTTgtactaaaaaacaacaacaacagtatcCAACAGTATTTGTTTTGCTCCAAATGCAAACTTTCAATGCTCTAATATTTGATcttaaaagtgttttcattttatataaaatcttGTTTCTccaaaatatattcattaaatgatcttttttttgttcatgttaatttGATACCACTTTGTTGTTAATTActactgtataaataaaataaatattattaaatattatattacattttaatagtttcactTTAATATTTGATCTCTTTAATTGATTTGACACTTGAAGTgttcattttttatataaaatattgtttctCCAAAATATTGTCATtgaattatttttgttcatttgataccactgtatttttaattattactttatacttgaaatatttattattaaatattatattaaactttaacatctatttactttaatatttgaTCTTCTGAGGTgttttgaagtgtttttttatCCAAAATATTGTCACTGATTtatctttgtttatttaatacaaattttttattaattactactgtataatttttaataaatattattaaattaaatattaaacttttatatattttcttttatatttgatcTTCTGAAGTGTCTACATTTCACATAAAATATAGTTTCTCCAAAATAGTCATTGAATTATCTTTATTAAATACCACTTTGTTTTTAATTACTaatgtataatttaaatatttattattaaatattatattaaactttaatattttttactttaatatttgatCTTCTGAAGTGTTTACTTTTTATATAAGATATTGCTTCCCATAAATAGTGTGATGagttttctttgttcattcatttccaTTTGTGACCAGTTTTTAATTACTActgtaaaattttaatatttattataaaatattatattaaactaaatTAGTTCTTATCATGCACTCTACATAATGCCAGGTTATTTGAACCCAAATTGAGTTAAATTTGGACTAACCCAAATTGTGGAATAAATTtggttttattaatttaattgaaaaaaataagcttttaaaaaataagagtTTTTTTAGTCTCTATTACATCCAGAATTGGGTTTTGTTCAGAGTGTActacatattaaattaaatatttagtatgttattttacatgtttatatatatatatatatatatatatttttttttttgctaaaatgttTTGCCTAATTACATAATAGCTTAAAATTTCTGTGAAAAATTGATCTTACCATTGCAGAGTTGGTCCAGTGTTAACCATGACAAAGGTCAAAGTCCTAAAGTCAGATGAGGCGATCCGTCCATCAGCTGTGCTTTATTTTCCCCTGCATTTCTATTTATAAAGACTGAGAATATACTGCACCAGATCACGCCttaagtgtgtgtatgaatagCAGAAATATTGGGTGTGAGGGACTGTGAAATGATGTATGTTCTCACGATGGTGTGATGCTGCAGAACCAAACTACTGTATGGATTCAATTGGTcttctttttttagtttgtttatttatttattttaatatttacagattCAGATGAGAAACTTTGCTTGACATAGATAAAAaggttttatttctttaaaaacacaATGACACACAATAGATTTCTTTTGTTTAAGAACATCTCAGCATGCTCAAAATAAGTTTACTTGAGAAACAACATTGGATGAATtgatttttaacaaataaacaataacaaatactgtatatacacattttattttagtttttaaaatatttttaaataaacccaAATAGATCAGTTCTTCAAAAAAACTagtaaaacatatattttgtttCTATATCTTAAGGATGCAtagacaaataaaagaaaaacatatttgcAGTGTAATCAAAACATGAATATAGTcattaaaattacaaacaataacaaaaaaaatgcacacatttgGCTGTAGAAAAATGTAATTGCATACAATGTAGGAAAATTATGCTGACAACAGTGACATGCTTATTTGCtgtattatttgcttatttagtCTAATTTTACGTCATTTTGTTTTAACCATATGTAAGATGAAGTTTTGTGCTGAAGATAGCAGTCAAAGCTTAAGCACGTGAAGGTTTTAAGAACACTAGGGGGAGTTGTTTGACAGTAGTTTGGCTTTTGCAATTACAATTCGGTcatcattaaaagaaaaagagtaaAAGAAAAAATCACCCAAAACTCTGGCACctcaaaattataataatgatatcaAAACCAAAATCCATACgagtcaaaaatattttaatttaatatttttttcacatagaTCTAATGCTTTTAAGATGTAAGAGAAGCAATGAGATTCTTGCCTGTCATACCAGCACATTTTAGGATTGGTTGAGTTTCAATTTATGTTCACTGATCAGTGTCTAAATGTTGATAAAAGTAGCTAAACTAGTAGGGCATGGAGCCGGCAATGCCAAGGTTGTGGGTTTGTTTCCCAGGGAAAGCCACAACTGATAAAATGCATACCTTCAATGCTATGTTCCTTAAATGgttaaaatacataaatgtgcataaaaatagataTCTGGAAACATGGGTAATGTcagtgtgcaaattatacattgactATCGGGTGGACAGATATTGTTTttggtaatgttagtttgtgtactACTGTATGCATTCTTCAGTGAACCAAATTCATcaattttaattcaattacataacatttattacattttattaaagattTCTGTGTTTTGAGGGGCAAATGAGTGTATgctgacctacagtaacctcttattggctgtttttaaatgattctcattcattcattcattttcttttgggcttagtccctttattaatccggggaatGAACAGCGGAATGAATGAatggcccttccagctgcaacccattcctgggaaacatccacacacactcattcacactcatacactacagacaatttagcttacgcaattcctgaaccgcatgtctttggactgtgggggaaacccacacgaacgcagggagaacatgcaaactccacacagaaacgccaactgacccagccgaggctcgaaccagcgaccttcctgctgtgaggcgacagcactacctactgcgccacagcgtcgCCGTGTGATTCTCATCGAAGACCAATTTTCATATAAAACAAATGGTGATATGTTTGCATTCCTGCACCAATAAATTGATGGTCATGAAAGATTGCATAAAAATCTGTTCATGATGTAGAGTGACTGGCTTTCTTCAGAAGACTGCTTGATTCATACGTGAACTTGATTTTGAtgttttgaaattttattttaatttcattttcttttcggcttagttcctttattaatcagggctcgccacagcggaatgaaccgccaacttatccagcgtatgttttacacagcggatgcccttccagctgcaacccatcactgggaaacatccatacactcttacattcacacacatacactacggccaatttagctcacacAATTCACCTAGTGCGtgtgttcggactgtgggggaaaccggagcacccagaggaaacccatgtcaaaggggagaacatgcaaactcaacacagaaatgacaactgacccagccggggctcgaaccagcgaccctcttgctgtgaggcgacgttATCCacgatttatttattaaattaactaattcatttatttattattttattaattattaaatttaatgtaatttcatTCTGATTTATTCTTTGTAAACTTAATTTTGATGTTTTGGAAGAACCTTGTATTTATTTaggtatttattaaataatacatttattcaattagctaatttattatttgtttttatttatttttaattatttaaatttaatggaATTTCATACcgatttattttcacttttttgacGGTGAATGTAAACTTGATTTTGATGTTTTGAAAGAatcttgtattttatttatttatttatttgtttgtttgttcaattaacaaatttatttattcatttttaattattgaaatttAATGTAATGTCATAAAAAAATCCGTTCATTATGtggagtgatgtggattttgatTTTTTCAGTCAAAGAATTGGggggtttgttttttaatttcattgaattttatttatatttaatttcatttattttagtttaatttaattttcctttatttggttttattaattaattaattaatttattttatttatttaatccgctaatttatttatatatttttcattttttaaaattcttttaaaattattaaagtttaatgtaattttgtacaaaaaaataaacttaacccCCAGGAAGACTGGCCATCTTGGTGATGTGTGACTAATAAGAAATcccattaataaataatttattaaacagacattTTGAACTATCAGAGTTTTGGGTAGAGTTAGTCTTTCAGTAGAAATGCTGACACCTTTTAGAATCAATATTCGAGTCGTGAAGAAGAACGAGAATCTTACGGCTCTGGAACGACATGAAGTTGACTAAACGATGACCTTTTTACACCTCTGGCTTGTCAGAGCTTTCTGATTGTTTTTCCTCAGGCACGATACTATTTTCCTGGTTGACATCTCC
This window harbors:
- the LOC141376436 gene encoding uncharacterized protein, translated to MELLRPHFCILLLAIMLSLSISSTTNSDPTSTETRDWKGGEGVKRSRVRRQNLPDTLGLPEKTYAFYFLWRLLSEAYDATNRTSAMPATNETTALKYFHTVTLPPHSPKTAQSEESKLVQQSENQTTLETGKVTEQNVLDYTAFKIKIPTKTAEEPLTNNQEQINHFNDTADRNDTNTVVGFFTTISSSPESQNMTDLGDTQLDEQSTNLKWDKYEPEEPPSTTFNNQMDSFENVNVKNDSSIAVEFILGNSSTPDSQNSTGLWNTLPAEESTMPEWKTPEPSQVTEPYIPQDPEQHVHTSITPDIKITTKTAEEPLTNNYEQINHFNDFTDTNDSSTAVEFLFTNSSSPESQNMTELRDTQLDEQSTNPEREKYEPQRPPSTTVNKQLDSSDNFTGTNDSTGVEWFSDNSSTPDTQNTTELWNTLPAEGSWIPEQKTPKPSQDIESYIPQVTEPHVLDSTSSEIKITTKTAQKPLTNNREQINYLDGIADTNDSSTFVGFFATNSSSPEFQNMTELLDTQLNEQPTNPKREKYKPQRPPSTTVYKQMDSSDNFTDTNDSTGVEWFSDNSSTPDTQNTTELWNTLPAKESTIPKWKTAEPSQAIEPYIPQVTEPHVLDSITSEMESPTKTTDEPLVTNHEQIKPFDNIAGTNDSTAVEFVFTNSSTPDSQNMTELGDTQPDEQTTNPKWEKNEPEEQTSTNFNEQRDSFAKFNVTKDSSTAVEFFSANSSTPDTQNSTELWNTLQAEESTIPEWKTPEPSQDIEQLIHQIPEQNVLDSTTSEIKITTKTAQKPLSNNHEQINHFDNTADTNDSSTVVGVFTTISSSPESQNMTELRDTQLDEQPTNPEHEKYKPERPPSTTVYNQLDSSDNFTDTNDSTGVEWFSENSSTPATQNTTELWNTLPAEGSWIPEQKTPKPSQDIEPYIPQVTEPHVLDYITFETKSPTKTAKEPLTNNHEHTNHLDDFAVTNYTNTVVGVFATISSSPELQNMTELADTQLDEQSTSPERIKYESEDPSSFTINEQMDFFDNFTGTNDTTDVEFFSFNSSTPDTQNTTGLWNTLPAEESTIPEQKTPEPSQVTEQHVRNSTISETKGPAKTAEEPFTTNHEKINHFDNITDTNNSSTAVEFIFTKSSSTEMQNMTALADTQLDEQSTNSKREKYETEKTPSTTFHEQINSFDKFADTIDSTGVEIIPDNSLTPQNPTELWNTLPAEESTISEPKTPKPSQEQYISQVTERFIFDTTTTEMKSPTKTAEEPLTKNQEQINNLDDIAATNDTNTVMGYIATISSSPVVQNMTDLGDTQQYEQSTNSKWDKYEPVDALTQPSSIEKLTSTIHPNPKSSKQHISTLVSQESSSIKPPHLHPPETVQLQPDSNEKPTADAAPKESYTNNNLMDKKTQSTTSRTTRISTAKLKTQTPLRKSVVSADNTETSRGFFVLLFTLGCLVLLITALLILVAWRRWKIRHWMNNMWVADPRFLEGTYHSLLQTSSPQTAIEMKRVKTQKKRPESSEIVPESVALQSEHADEDFSEHHARPLSYT